A genomic window from Triticum urartu cultivar G1812 unplaced genomic scaffold, Tu2.1 TuUngrouped_contig_5798, whole genome shotgun sequence includes:
- the LOC125529726 gene encoding uncharacterized protein LOC125529726: protein MAFHLRSISLPSRPHISETEVEQELLSLEASISSFITIGTMCEGLMRLGNIYNGVEEIIGLPSNQVCSAQERKMLDGEMEGSLELLDLCSTMQEIFVEMKAIIQELQVALRKGDEAASQAKIQSHKKLFKKTAKKATSEGCSMVMLLTKAREVSISLLESTVLLLSKQIEMRKQSLISKAFHKMKKPVVCEEEQLQELECSIRDLENGAGHLFRKLVQSRVSLLNILSSYILHITLSDL, encoded by the coding sequence ATGGCTTTCCACCTGAGATCGATAAGTTTGCCTTCTAGGCCTCACATCAGTGAGACGGAAGTCGAACAAGAGCTGCTGAGCCTGGAGGCAAGCATCTCTTCCTTCATTACCATCGGCACAATGTGCGAGGGTCTTATGAGGCTTGGAAACATCTACAATGGTGTTGAAGAAATCATTGGCCTACCAAGCAACCAAGTATGCTCTGCCCAGGAGAGGAAGATGTTGGATGGAGAAATGGAAGGTTCTCTCGAGCTACTAGATCTCTGTAGCACCATGCAAGAGATCTTCGTCGAGATGAAAGCCATTATCCAAGAGCTGCAAGTGGCACTAAGAAAAGGAGATGAAGCAGCTTCTCAAGCCAAGATCCAGTCTCACAAGAAACTTTTCAAGAAGACGGCAAAGAAGGCTACTTCTGAAGGTTGCAGCATGGTCATGCTATTGACTAAGGCTAGAGAGGTCTCTATCTCTCTGCTCGAATCCACAGTCCTCCTCTTGTCAAAGCAAATTGAAATGCGCAAACAGTCTCTTATCTCCAAGGCATTTCACAAGATGAAGAAGCCAGTTGTTTGTGAGGAGGAGCAATTGCAGGAGTTAGAGTGCagcatcagagatcttgagaacGGAGCAGGACATCTGTTCAGGAAATTAGTCCAGAGCAGAGTTTCCCTCCTAAACATTCTTAGCTCATACATACTCCACATCACTCTTAGTGACCTGTGA